The following are encoded in a window of Mustela nigripes isolate SB6536 chromosome 1, MUSNIG.SB6536, whole genome shotgun sequence genomic DNA:
- the LOC132011326 gene encoding olfactory receptor 52N4 — MLMLNKTNWIPASFILRGVPGLEDIHMWISFPFCSMYVVAMVGNCGLLYLIRYEDSLHRPMYYFLAMLSLTDIVMCSSTIPKALCIFWFHLKEIGFDECLVQMFFIHTFTGMESGVLMLMALDRYVAICYPLRYSTILTNPVIAKVGLATFLRGVLLIIPFTFLTKRLPYCRGNIILHTYCDHMSVAKLSCGNIKANAIYGLMVALLIGGFDILCITVSYTMILRAVVSLSSADARQKAFSTCTAHICAIVFSYSPAFFSFFSHRFGGHTIPPSCHIIVANIYLLLPPTMNPIVYGVKTKQIRDCVIRILSGSKDVKSHGI; from the coding sequence ATGCTAATGTTGAATAAAACAAACTGGATCCCAGCCTCATTCATTCTTAGAGGAGTCCCAGGACTGGAAGATATACACATGTGGATTTCCTTCCCATTCTGCTCCATGTATGTGGTGGCCATGGTAGGGAATTGTGGGCTGCTCTACCTCATCCGCTATGAGGATTCATTGCACAGACCCATGTATTACTTTCTAGCCATGCTTTCCCTAACTGATATTGTCATGTGCTCTAGTACAATTCCTAAAGCTCTCTGCATCTTCTGGTTTCATCTCAAGGAAATTGGCTTTGACGAATGTCTGGTCCAGATGTTCTTCATCCATACCTTCACAGGGATGGAGTCTGGGGTGCTCATGCTTATGGCCCTGGACCGTTATGTGGCTATCTGCTACCCACTGCGCTACTCTACTATCCTCACCAATCCCGTCATTGCAAAAGTTGGGCTTGCTACTTTCCTGAGAGGGGTGTTACTCATCATTCCCTTCACTTTCCTCACCAAGCGCCTGCCCTACTGTAGAGGGAATATAATTCTTCACACTTACTGTGACCACATGTCTGTAGCCAAATTATCCTGTGGGAATATCAAGGCCAATGCCATCTATGGTCTGATGGTTGCCCTCCTGATTGGGGGTTTTGACATCCTGTGCATCACAGTCTCCTACACCATGATCCTCCGGGCAGTGGTCAGCCTCTCTTCAGCAGATGCTCGACAGAAGGCCTTCAGTACCTGCACTGCTCACATCTGTGCCATTGTTTTCTCCTACAGTCcagctttcttctccttcttttcccacCGCTTTGGGGGCCACACAATCCCTCCATCTTGCCACATCATTGTGGCCAATATTTATCTGCTCTTGCCTCCCACTATGAACCCTATTGTGTATGGGGTGAAAACCAAGCAGATTCGAGACTGTGTCATAAGGATCCTTTCAGGTTCTAAGGATGTCAAATCCCATGGCATTTaa